In Mangrovivirga cuniculi, the following proteins share a genomic window:
- a CDS encoding (Fe-S)-binding protein, which produces MNTENIQVPTMAEMASKGEQPEVLFWVGCAGSFDDRYKKVTKAFVKILNKVGVKFAVLGEEETCTGDPARRAGNEFLFQMQAMSNIQVLDGYGVKRIVTACPHCFNTLKNEYPALGGNYEVVHHSQFLQELIDEGKVRVKEGGGFKGRKITFHDSCFLGRANNVYEAPRKVLESLDAELVEMKRCRTKGLCCGAGGAQMFKDAEPGNKEVNIERTEEALDTGASVIASGCPFCMTMLSDGVKNKEKESSVEVKDIAELIAEAEDLV; this is translated from the coding sequence ATGAATACCGAAAATATACAAGTACCAACAATGGCTGAAATGGCCTCGAAAGGAGAGCAACCGGAAGTACTTTTCTGGGTAGGTTGTGCAGGTTCATTTGACGACAGATATAAGAAAGTAACTAAAGCATTTGTTAAAATACTTAATAAAGTAGGCGTCAAATTCGCTGTATTAGGAGAGGAAGAAACTTGTACTGGTGACCCGGCAAGAAGGGCAGGAAACGAGTTTTTATTCCAGATGCAGGCAATGTCTAATATCCAGGTATTAGATGGATATGGTGTCAAACGTATCGTGACAGCATGCCCGCATTGCTTTAATACTCTAAAAAATGAATATCCTGCACTAGGTGGTAATTACGAAGTGGTTCACCATTCACAATTCCTCCAGGAATTAATTGATGAAGGAAAGGTTCGTGTGAAAGAAGGTGGTGGATTCAAAGGAAGAAAGATTACTTTCCATGACTCATGCTTTCTTGGCCGTGCTAATAATGTATATGAAGCACCACGTAAAGTTCTTGAGTCTTTGGATGCTGAATTAGTAGAAATGAAACGATGCAGAACCAAAGGGTTATGCTGTGGTGCAGGTGGAGCTCAGATGTTTAAAGATGCCGAGCCAGGAAATAAAGAAGTCAATATAGAAAGAACTGAGGAGGCACTGGATACTGGTGCAAGCGTAATTGCTTCTGGATGCCCTTTTTGCATGACTATGCTTTCTGATGGTGTTAAAAATAAGGAAAAAGAATCTTCAGTAGAAGTAAAGGATATTGCTGAACTGATTGCGGAAGCAGAAGATTTAGTTTAA
- the pdeM gene encoding ligase-associated DNA damage response endonuclease PdeM: protein MKRQEILIRDEKLTLLPQKAIYWEKKSALIIADLHLGKITHFRNQGVALPANGVMNNWERLGNLIEEFSPADVYFLGDLFHSDYNNEWIIFEELSAEFQNTTFHLIAGNHDILPEFHYQKFKIKVYKETLCVGPFIFSHHPLKEKTEFYNLAGHIHPGVVLRGTGRQSARLKCFYFSEKGAILPSYGDFTGIYKMKIKKVIRYML from the coding sequence GTGAAAAGGCAGGAAATTTTAATACGAGACGAAAAACTAACGTTATTACCTCAAAAAGCAATTTACTGGGAAAAGAAATCTGCATTGATTATCGCAGATCTTCACCTTGGGAAAATTACACACTTTAGAAATCAGGGAGTCGCGCTCCCTGCTAATGGAGTGATGAATAACTGGGAAAGACTAGGCAATTTAATCGAAGAGTTTTCTCCTGCTGATGTTTATTTCTTAGGTGATTTATTTCACAGTGATTATAATAATGAATGGATTATTTTTGAAGAACTTTCAGCTGAATTTCAGAATACCACCTTTCATCTTATAGCGGGAAATCACGATATCCTTCCCGAATTTCATTACCAAAAATTTAAGATAAAAGTTTACAAAGAAACTCTGTGTGTTGGGCCATTTATTTTTTCTCACCACCCACTCAAAGAAAAGACAGAATTTTATAATCTGGCAGGTCATATCCATCCGGGAGTTGTTTTAAGAGGAACCGGAAGGCAGTCAGCAAGATTAAAATGCTTTTATTTTAGTGAAAAAGGAGCCATTCTTCCTTCATATGGAGATTTTACCGGGATTTATAAAATGAAAATAAAAAAGGTGATAAGGTATATGTTGTAA
- a CDS encoding ligase-associated DNA damage response DEXH box helicase, with the protein MISPFEKAEKWFNENEWQVFNFQKEAWQAVYAGDSGIINAPTGSGKTYSAAVPIISLWSELSKQQNKSKGVFAIWITPIRALTVEIKQAVERLASGMGIDDFNVAIRSGDTTTAQRQAIKRKPPQLLITTPESLHLLLSQKDNDKFFSNLRVFIADEWHELLGSKRAVLTELALSRFKSLSKQQLSIWGISATIGNMDQALDVLLGPVFPKEKKRLIRSDIEKNIQVETILPEDVKELPWSGHLGIKMLKKVLPIIKESRSTLIFTNTRSQAEIWYQKIISAAPELMGLIAMHHGSIDRDLRTWVEEAIHSEKLKAVVCTSSLDLGVDFRPVETVIQIGGPKGVARFVQRAGRSGHRPGETARIYFVPTHSLELLEAAALRTAINKGIVEDRLPYIRSFDVLVQYLVTLAVGGGFEPKTIFKEVSSTYSFTDLSREEWLWALAFITTGGSSLTAYDEFKKVELEDGKYIVNSRRIAMRHRLSIGTIVGDTAMNVKYNSGKRIGTIEEWFIAGLNPGDTFWFAGRSLELIRVKYMTAYVRKSNKKSGKVPSWQGGRLPLSSQVSRLLREKISQYPVFSEGFEETTTISPLLKIQEERSLVPREDQLLIEYFKSKEGYHMFVYPFEGRLVHEGISGLLAYRMSLLEPISFSIAMNDYGFELLSDKPIPIQEALDNEFLSTLRLIEDIQAGVNANEMARRKFRDIASIAGLVFKGYPGQNITGKHMQSSTQLVFDVFKEYDPDNLLLRQAYDEVLEFQLEEYRLRKALQRIEKQEIVVKHTVKVTPFSFPIMVDRTREKVSSEKLEDRINKMKIELEKD; encoded by the coding sequence ATGATTTCACCATTTGAAAAAGCAGAAAAATGGTTCAATGAAAATGAATGGCAGGTTTTTAATTTTCAAAAAGAAGCCTGGCAAGCGGTATATGCTGGAGACTCCGGAATAATTAATGCTCCCACAGGATCAGGCAAAACATATTCAGCGGCAGTACCCATCATCTCTTTATGGTCTGAGCTTTCAAAGCAGCAAAACAAATCAAAAGGTGTTTTTGCCATTTGGATTACACCAATAAGGGCCTTAACAGTAGAAATAAAACAAGCGGTAGAAAGACTGGCTTCTGGTATGGGAATCGATGATTTTAATGTTGCGATCAGATCCGGAGATACTACTACAGCTCAGCGACAAGCTATTAAAAGAAAGCCCCCGCAGTTATTGATAACTACGCCGGAAAGCCTTCACCTTCTTCTTTCTCAAAAAGATAATGATAAATTCTTTTCAAATTTACGTGTCTTCATCGCAGATGAATGGCATGAGCTACTTGGTTCAAAGAGAGCAGTTTTAACCGAACTGGCTTTATCACGATTTAAAAGTCTTAGCAAACAGCAACTTAGTATCTGGGGTATTTCTGCAACAATAGGCAATATGGATCAGGCTTTAGATGTCCTGCTCGGCCCGGTGTTTCCAAAAGAAAAAAAGAGACTAATTAGATCTGATATCGAGAAAAATATCCAGGTAGAAACAATATTACCTGAAGATGTCAAAGAGCTACCCTGGTCAGGGCATCTGGGCATTAAAATGCTTAAGAAAGTTTTACCAATTATTAAAGAAAGCCGAAGTACTCTCATTTTCACCAATACCCGATCCCAGGCAGAGATCTGGTACCAGAAAATTATTTCTGCAGCTCCTGAATTAATGGGTCTTATAGCCATGCATCACGGATCTATCGACAGGGATCTGAGAACCTGGGTAGAAGAAGCTATTCACAGTGAAAAACTCAAAGCTGTTGTTTGTACATCAAGTCTTGACCTCGGAGTAGACTTCAGACCTGTAGAAACTGTTATCCAAATTGGTGGACCTAAAGGGGTAGCAAGATTCGTTCAACGGGCGGGAAGAAGTGGTCACAGGCCTGGAGAAACAGCCCGGATTTATTTTGTACCTACTCATAGTCTCGAATTACTTGAGGCTGCAGCACTCAGGACAGCAATAAATAAGGGTATTGTTGAAGATCGGCTACCATACATCAGATCATTTGATGTGCTAGTTCAATACCTGGTGACACTAGCCGTGGGCGGTGGGTTTGAACCCAAAACCATTTTTAAAGAAGTCAGTTCAACCTACTCTTTTACTGATCTTTCCAGGGAAGAATGGCTTTGGGCTCTTGCATTTATTACCACAGGAGGAAGTTCTTTAACCGCTTATGATGAATTTAAGAAAGTAGAGCTTGAAGATGGAAAATACATTGTAAACAGCAGACGAATAGCTATGCGCCATCGGCTTTCAATAGGTACGATCGTCGGTGACACGGCAATGAATGTAAAATACAATAGCGGCAAAAGAATAGGAACAATCGAAGAGTGGTTTATTGCGGGGTTAAATCCCGGAGACACATTTTGGTTTGCCGGGCGATCACTGGAACTTATCCGTGTAAAATATATGACCGCATATGTACGAAAATCAAATAAAAAGAGCGGTAAGGTTCCGAGTTGGCAAGGAGGCAGATTGCCACTATCCTCACAAGTTTCCAGACTTCTCAGGGAAAAAATCAGCCAATATCCTGTGTTTTCGGAGGGTTTTGAAGAAACTACTACAATAAGTCCGCTTCTTAAAATTCAGGAAGAAAGGTCATTGGTACCCAGGGAAGATCAGCTACTGATCGAATATTTCAAGAGCAAAGAGGGCTATCATATGTTTGTGTATCCTTTTGAAGGTCGGCTTGTTCATGAAGGAATCTCAGGATTACTTGCTTACAGGATGAGTTTACTGGAACCCATATCTTTTAGCATTGCAATGAATGATTATGGATTTGAATTACTTTCAGACAAACCCATTCCAATACAAGAGGCTCTCGACAATGAATTTCTTTCAACACTCAGACTTATTGAAGATATTCAAGCCGGGGTAAATGCAAACGAAATGGCTAGAAGAAAATTTAGAGATATAGCCAGTATTGCGGGCTTGGTTTTCAAAGGATATCCTGGGCAGAATATCACAGGTAAACATATGCAGTCATCTACACAACTTGTTTTTGATGTATTCAAAGAGTATGATCCGGACAACTTATTGCTTAGACAGGCATATGATGAAGTACTGGAGTTTCAGCTTGAAGAGTATCGGTTAAGAAAAGCACTTCAACGAATTGAAAAGCAGGAGATCGTTGTAAAACATACAGTAAAAGTAACCCCATTCTCATTTCCAATCATGGTCGATCGAACCAGGGAAAAGGTTAGCTCTGAAAAACTTGAAGACCGTATTAATAAAATGAAAATAGAGCTGGAAAAAGATTAG
- a CDS encoding OmpA family protein gives MLLGEGLSKYLFGFFIIICLVNIDLYAQNSIENALSDAERYMEGGSYDLATDLLSYVDSVAEPNTEVKFFLGKSYFLDDKRQKAEKSFKELHEMGVPDEYKADVSFYLGRINHFNYNFDTAIYFYNKYLSFASSPSDPGYNEVLVNGGIEKFIRESLRAKELMENVLSLQIENSGPVVNSQYAEYVPTPTADERTMYFTSRRESTTGGNRDFDGRFFEDIYVVTRPTVNDQWNFPKRLPSPVNTKGHDANVGLSFDGKKLIIYKPENGGDLFFSEKTGENEWSIATPFEGINSPHWEASACFTKNGEYLYFSSDRPGGFGGSDIYRARRLSNGKWGEIENLGPMINSSLDEDAPYIYVDNETLFFSSKGHLGMGGFDIYSTTYNPETDTWSPPRNIGYPVNTPDDDIYFNLAAGGARAYFSSFRKDGYGEKDIYVLSRPNQEEDKFMMKLKFSDKVAENDVPGSILITDPGEEVVAAYKSQDVFGQTYEVPLTFNDRYALTVQAEGYYTLYEKFEVEQRPDLFQIVMGVPMLEDLSIFYDESGDEVLKDSLIINDGKVVSLAALTATDSRVKKKRESIGFVYFDFNSIQPTDTSMSEIKKASYFLEENPNASVKVIGYTDDVGSESFNRKLSEQRASQVAKILEAYGISEERISVEGRGEANPIGNNETEEGKAKNRRALFVFDINNNSDSD, from the coding sequence ATGCTGTTGGGAGAAGGTTTATCAAAGTACTTGTTTGGTTTCTTCATCATTATTTGTTTGGTGAACATAGATTTGTATGCCCAGAACTCTATTGAAAATGCATTAAGTGATGCTGAAAGATATATGGAGGGAGGAAGTTATGATCTGGCAACCGATTTATTGAGTTATGTAGATTCCGTTGCTGAACCAAATACAGAAGTTAAGTTTTTTCTTGGTAAAAGTTATTTTCTTGATGATAAACGACAAAAAGCTGAAAAATCATTCAAAGAACTTCACGAAATGGGAGTGCCTGATGAATATAAAGCAGATGTTAGTTTTTACCTTGGAAGAATAAATCATTTTAATTACAATTTTGACACTGCTATATATTTTTATAATAAATACTTATCATTTGCTTCATCTCCAAGTGATCCGGGATATAATGAAGTTCTGGTTAATGGGGGAATTGAAAAGTTTATAAGGGAGAGTTTACGGGCGAAAGAACTAATGGAGAATGTTCTTAGTCTTCAAATTGAAAATTCTGGTCCGGTTGTTAATTCCCAGTATGCAGAATATGTTCCAACACCTACAGCTGATGAACGGACCATGTATTTTACTTCTCGCAGAGAAAGTACTACAGGGGGCAATAGAGATTTTGATGGAAGATTTTTTGAAGATATTTATGTTGTAACCAGACCAACGGTAAATGACCAATGGAACTTTCCGAAGAGATTACCATCTCCTGTGAATACAAAAGGGCATGATGCTAATGTTGGATTGAGTTTTGATGGGAAAAAGCTGATTATATATAAGCCAGAAAATGGTGGGGATCTATTTTTTAGTGAAAAAACAGGTGAAAATGAATGGAGTATCGCCACACCTTTTGAAGGAATAAACTCTCCTCATTGGGAAGCCAGTGCTTGTTTTACAAAAAATGGTGAATATCTATATTTTAGTTCTGACCGTCCCGGGGGATTCGGTGGTAGCGATATTTACAGAGCTCGCAGATTAAGTAATGGGAAATGGGGAGAAATAGAAAACCTGGGACCGATGATCAACTCCAGTCTCGATGAGGATGCGCCATATATTTATGTGGATAATGAGACCTTGTTTTTCAGTTCAAAAGGTCATTTGGGCATGGGAGGTTTTGATATTTATAGCACGACCTATAATCCTGAAACCGACACTTGGTCTCCTCCAAGAAATATTGGTTACCCGGTGAATACACCTGATGATGATATTTATTTTAATCTGGCCGCCGGTGGCGCGAGAGCTTATTTTTCAAGTTTCAGAAAGGATGGATATGGAGAGAAAGACATCTATGTACTTAGCCGGCCTAACCAGGAAGAAGATAAGTTTATGATGAAGCTGAAGTTCAGTGATAAAGTTGCTGAAAATGATGTACCGGGAAGTATTCTAATTACTGATCCGGGAGAAGAGGTTGTTGCAGCATATAAATCTCAGGATGTATTCGGCCAGACTTATGAGGTGCCATTAACTTTTAATGATAGATATGCCCTCACCGTTCAGGCAGAAGGATATTATACTTTATACGAGAAGTTTGAGGTAGAACAAAGGCCGGACCTTTTTCAGATAGTAATGGGTGTTCCTATGCTTGAAGATCTGAGCATCTTTTACGATGAATCGGGTGATGAAGTACTTAAAGATTCTTTGATCATTAATGATGGCAAAGTAGTTTCTTTGGCAGCTTTGACAGCTACGGACAGCAGAGTTAAAAAGAAGCGTGAAAGTATCGGGTTTGTTTATTTTGATTTTAATAGTATTCAACCAACAGATACTTCCATGTCAGAAATTAAAAAGGCCAGTTATTTCCTTGAGGAGAATCCGAATGCTTCTGTTAAAGTAATTGGATATACTGATGATGTGGGGTCTGAATCGTTCAATAGAAAATTATCTGAACAAAGAGCTTCGCAAGTAGCAAAGATACTCGAGGCTTATGGAATATCAGAAGAAAGAATATCTGTAGAGGGTAGAGGTGAAGCTAACCCTATTGGAAACAATGAGACGGAAGAAGGAAAAGCAAAGAATAGAAGAGCGTTATTTGTGTTTGATATCAATAATAACTCCGATAGTGATTAA
- a CDS encoding YhdP family protein, with translation MNINLTSGTLKKIFFWFISLIAGLILILIIIIQVFKVDIINEFVSTVNERLEVPVNTDEIDVTLFGDFPNISISLSNVFCEGKPNYSKNLISADRILVNIGLFEMFSGEVSVKSIIIQEGEINIERNPDNSYNYQIWKEDTTREKSQTTFDIDKIFIDHVLISFYDNARSAMYQANTLFAEVDIVLNPDQKFIIDGNFIWEKIIEPKYKLEKSIPVNIETEINYFANAKTVNWRNGLLEMDGFRYLTSGSYIWENEPQTKVFVSSKKTNVKHILQFIPGEQAEPWLKYQSSGNLSFEAKVIGNADLYSTEINFKGDNFNITYPETGSKFKNASMEGNFTSSNIDLKSTYSLKISPLSGQFGSDKVTGYVNLLNFVSPIIDCSLKGSANLKLLTAFLPGEDITAKNGKVHFDFSLNGRLDDMKSQKFENAKANGEIQIQNTNFNVKGFQYDFRNFEGNFRLKDNQLAISDLKGEIGSSDIRLNGFADYIFSIFSSNNKQQIFIESDLFSENLNLDELLSGNLNTVKGQEYSLRLPEKINLDFDCKVEKINFRRFNASNLTGNLIIKNKVANIKDLRLNSFGGYLELNAQIDDRYKSGIIIDNRGRVNKININEVFYVFENFGQSWLQDKNLKGQVTAYVSSHIVLDPSLKFLSDYFTCRADIQIKNGELNNFEPLQGLSKFVKEESLANLKFDDLQNELVIKNRQITLPKMTVGTNVTTLDVSGTHTFNQEINYQVIVPLSKAKQDKDEVFGAVEDDGTGSPNLYLRIIGTTDEYEIVYDTRAVSKKIITDIKDEKKELIDAFKYKGVDQDKTVDLSDEYFDFPEDTTNNKTDN, from the coding sequence TTGAATATAAATTTGACCAGCGGTACACTTAAGAAAATTTTTTTTTGGTTCATTTCGCTAATAGCAGGATTGATACTAATTCTTATAATTATTATTCAGGTCTTCAAAGTTGATATTATAAATGAATTTGTCTCTACTGTCAATGAACGTCTGGAAGTACCTGTAAATACTGATGAAATTGACGTTACTCTTTTTGGAGACTTTCCAAACATCTCCATCTCTCTTTCAAATGTATTTTGTGAAGGAAAACCAAACTATTCTAAAAATCTCATCAGTGCAGATAGAATATTGGTAAATATCGGGCTATTCGAGATGTTTAGTGGAGAAGTATCTGTCAAAAGTATTATAATTCAAGAGGGTGAGATAAATATTGAGCGAAATCCAGACAACTCATATAATTACCAAATCTGGAAAGAAGATACCACAAGAGAAAAATCTCAAACTACTTTTGATATTGATAAAATATTTATCGATCACGTATTAATTTCATTTTATGACAATGCCCGTTCGGCTATGTATCAGGCAAATACTTTATTTGCTGAAGTTGATATTGTTTTAAACCCAGATCAAAAATTTATAATCGATGGAAATTTTATTTGGGAAAAAATTATAGAGCCAAAGTACAAACTTGAAAAATCAATTCCAGTAAACATTGAAACGGAAATAAACTATTTTGCCAACGCAAAAACTGTCAACTGGAGAAATGGTCTTTTAGAAATGGATGGTTTTAGATACCTGACTTCTGGATCATACATTTGGGAAAATGAACCACAAACAAAAGTCTTTGTAAGCTCTAAAAAAACTAATGTAAAACATATACTTCAATTCATCCCCGGTGAACAGGCTGAACCCTGGTTGAAATATCAATCTTCGGGAAATTTATCTTTTGAAGCCAAAGTTATCGGGAATGCTGATCTGTATTCTACAGAAATAAATTTTAAAGGTGACAATTTTAATATCACCTATCCGGAAACTGGGTCTAAATTCAAAAATGCTTCAATGGAAGGCAATTTCACATCGTCTAATATTGATCTAAAAAGTACATATTCCTTGAAAATATCCCCTCTTTCAGGACAATTTGGATCAGATAAGGTGACAGGATATGTAAATCTATTAAATTTTGTAAGCCCGATTATAGATTGCTCTTTAAAAGGGTCTGCTAATCTAAAATTACTAACTGCTTTTTTACCAGGAGAAGATATAACTGCTAAAAATGGAAAAGTCCATTTTGATTTTTCTTTAAATGGTCGGCTTGACGATATGAAATCTCAAAAGTTTGAAAATGCCAAAGCCAATGGTGAGATTCAAATTCAAAATACTAATTTCAACGTCAAAGGCTTCCAATACGACTTCCGGAATTTTGAAGGAAACTTTCGGTTGAAAGATAATCAACTGGCCATCTCAGATCTTAAAGGTGAAATAGGAAGTAGTGATATTCGCTTAAATGGTTTTGCAGATTACATTTTTTCCATTTTTTCTTCTAACAATAAGCAACAGATTTTTATCGAATCAGATCTGTTTTCTGAAAATTTAAACCTGGATGAATTACTTTCTGGTAATCTCAACACAGTTAAAGGTCAGGAATATAGTCTGCGTTTACCGGAAAAGATCAACCTCGATTTTGATTGTAAAGTTGAAAAAATAAATTTCAGAAGATTTAATGCCTCTAACCTTACCGGAAATCTAATTATTAAAAATAAAGTAGCGAATATCAAAGACCTCCGCCTTAATAGCTTTGGAGGGTATTTAGAACTTAACGCTCAAATTGATGATCGATATAAGTCGGGAATTATAATTGACAACAGAGGACGTGTCAATAAAATTAATATCAATGAAGTATTTTATGTTTTTGAGAACTTTGGTCAGTCATGGTTACAGGATAAAAACCTCAAAGGTCAGGTTACTGCTTACGTCAGCAGCCACATCGTATTAGACCCTTCCTTAAAGTTTTTATCTGATTATTTTACCTGCAGGGCAGATATTCAGATTAAAAATGGTGAATTAAACAACTTTGAACCTCTTCAGGGCCTTTCTAAATTTGTCAAAGAAGAATCATTAGCAAACCTTAAATTTGATGACCTCCAAAATGAATTGGTAATTAAAAACAGGCAAATAACCCTTCCTAAAATGACTGTCGGAACTAATGTTACCACACTTGATGTATCCGGCACCCATACCTTCAACCAGGAAATTAATTACCAGGTTATTGTACCTCTATCAAAAGCAAAGCAGGATAAGGATGAGGTATTCGGTGCAGTGGAAGATGACGGCACAGGGAGTCCAAATTTATACTTAAGAATAATAGGGACAACTGATGAATACGAGATTGTTTATGACACAAGGGCAGTCAGTAAAAAAATCATTACTGATATTAAAGATGAGAAAAAAGAATTAATTGACGCATTCAAATACAAAGGCGTTGATCAGGATAAAACAGTAGACCTATCAGATGAATACTTTGATTTCCCTGAAGACACAACTAATAATAAAACTGACAATTAA
- a CDS encoding GIY-YIG nuclease family protein, whose amino-acid sequence MKFYCYILYSAKLDKYYVGHTGDKLEERLRRHNTNHKGFTGKTNDWQIVYQEKYPTKVEAYAREREIKNWKSRKKIEALSTVGQ is encoded by the coding sequence ATGAAATTTTACTGCTACATCCTGTATTCAGCCAAGCTGGATAAATATTACGTTGGCCATACAGGCGATAAGTTAGAAGAAAGATTACGTCGTCATAATACAAATCACAAGGGATTTACAGGTAAAACAAATGACTGGCAGATTGTTTACCAAGAGAAATATCCTACAAAGGTTGAGGCATATGCCAGAGAACGAGAAATAAAAAACTGGAAGAGCCGCAAGAAGATCGAGGCTCTTAGCACAGTTGGCCAATGA
- a CDS encoding DinB family protein, whose product MKKLLTLLIILAPISVFSQGSLQKDLAGMVRANSDKVISLAKVIPAEKYGWTPNEGVRSINDVVLHITGANYFFPTFVGVEMPDGIDPRNMNIVGKDASIEALTKSYDHMITAIMSVPDDKLDEMVDVFGSQMTMRSVLLIAFGHCEEHMGQMIAYARTNGIAPPWSEGK is encoded by the coding sequence ATGAAAAAATTACTCACCCTACTAATTATCCTGGCGCCTATCTCCGTTTTCTCCCAGGGATCATTACAAAAAGACCTTGCCGGCATGGTCAGGGCAAATTCTGATAAGGTTATTTCTTTAGCAAAAGTAATACCTGCAGAAAAATATGGATGGACTCCTAATGAAGGTGTCCGTTCTATAAATGATGTTGTATTACATATTACAGGTGCTAATTACTTTTTTCCCACATTTGTTGGAGTGGAAATGCCCGATGGTATAGACCCGAGGAATATGAATATAGTCGGCAAAGATGCTAGTATAGAAGCGCTAACTAAATCATATGACCATATGATCACAGCAATAATGAGCGTCCCTGATGATAAGCTAGATGAAATGGTTGATGTTTTTGGAAGTCAAATGACAATGAGGTCAGTATTATTAATAGCCTTTGGTCATTGTGAAGAACATATGGGACAAATGATCGCTTATGCACGAACAAATGGCATAGCTCCTCCATGGAGTGAAGGAAAATAA
- a CDS encoding potassium channel family protein, translating into MHRAIRKLIFASLLFLLSLMVGTIGYVYIEEYNVVDSVYMSILTFSTVGFKEVKPLSDQGKIFTSIYIAFNLGIFAYSVSVLSTFIFEGEFRKVFQKYKYDRALKMLSNHVIVCGFGKNGEMAARELSGSGQKFVVIEKDQHVIELAEGHYDYKFLNEDATMDDTLVEAGIKDASAIICALPGDSDNVFITLTARELNPAINIIAKATELNTEKKLMRAGASHVVMPDMVGGSYMAALVTKPFVIEFLTILNGSNESKYILEEINHAQLRPEYQNKSLRELDIRNKSGTTILAFKDEEEGFIFNPHSEKIVGEGDVLILLGEGDTIANFKDTFLQ; encoded by the coding sequence ATGCATAGAGCAATTAGGAAATTAATATTTGCGTCCCTTTTATTCCTTCTTAGTTTAATGGTAGGAACCATCGGGTATGTTTATATAGAAGAATACAACGTTGTCGACAGTGTATATATGTCTATCTTAACATTTTCTACCGTAGGGTTTAAAGAGGTGAAGCCTTTGAGCGATCAGGGTAAAATTTTTACTTCGATCTATATTGCTTTTAATCTGGGTATATTTGCTTACAGTGTATCCGTTCTTTCTACTTTTATCTTTGAAGGAGAGTTTAGAAAAGTATTTCAAAAATATAAATATGACCGTGCTTTAAAAATGTTAAGTAATCATGTAATTGTTTGTGGATTTGGTAAAAATGGTGAAATGGCTGCCAGGGAACTTTCAGGTTCTGGTCAAAAGTTTGTCGTAATCGAAAAAGATCAGCATGTTATAGAATTAGCTGAAGGGCATTATGATTATAAATTTCTTAATGAAGATGCCACAATGGATGATACATTAGTTGAAGCCGGAATTAAAGATGCTTCAGCGATTATATGTGCACTTCCGGGTGATTCTGACAATGTATTTATCACGCTGACTGCCAGAGAGCTCAATCCAGCAATAAATATTATTGCCAAGGCAACTGAGCTTAATACTGAAAAAAAACTAATGAGAGCTGGCGCTTCCCACGTAGTTATGCCTGACATGGTAGGAGGGTCATATATGGCTGCACTGGTTACTAAACCATTTGTCATAGAATTTCTTACGATTTTAAATGGATCTAATGAAAGTAAATATATCCTTGAAGAAATTAACCATGCTCAATTAAGGCCTGAATATCAAAATAAATCACTCAGAGAACTTGATATTAGAAATAAGAGTGGAACAACTATTCTTGCCTTTAAGGATGAAGAAGAAGGGTTTATTTTCAATCCTCATTCGGAAAAAATAGTTGGTGAAGGTGATGTCCTTATACTTCTAGGTGAAGGAGATACTATCGCTAATTTTAAAGATACTTTTCTGCAGTAG